A window of Fragaria vesca subsp. vesca linkage group LG7, FraVesHawaii_1.0, whole genome shotgun sequence contains these coding sequences:
- the LOC101301047 gene encoding leucine-rich repeat receptor-like protein kinase TDR-like: MKLSFLYFLLFFFSLFFLQASIVLGASNSLPSQLSALLSLKSSLKDPLFTFKGWESKANTQGPVWCSWSGIKCHPNTSLIVSLDLSHRNLSGPIPAEIRYLSGLIHLNLSSNSFAGPLQPAIFQLTQLRILDISHNDFNFTFPPGISKLKFLRVFNAYSNSFTGPLPQEIIRLRFLEKLNLSGSYFEGNIPPGYGSIPQLRELGLAGNTLNGAIPPQLGLLPELTRMEIGYNGFTGGLPVELTLLSNLTYLDISNNLLSGSLPPELGNLTMLTTLFLFKNRFSGTIPPSLGNLQALQLLDLSDNQLTGSIPAGIATLKDLNRLSLMNNFLVGEIPSQIGKLPNLETLFLWNNSLTGTLPQNLGTNAKLVLVDLSSNSLTGPIPPTLCNGNTLVKLILFSNRFSSLLPSALAHCTSLVRFRIQHNELNGSIPEGFGSLPNLTFFDLSNNYFTGLIPTDLGNAAKLEYLNISNNPLHSALPQNIWNATSLQIFSAISSHLTGKIPDFIGCRSLYKIELHSNDLNGTIPWDIGHCEKLLSLSLSRNSLTGIIPWEISALPSITDLDLSYNFLSGTIPSNFDNCRTLETFNVSFNLLTGPIPSSGVVFRNLHPTSFSGNDGLCGVVLAKPCAEAAGAVEVGGGHEQPKKTAGAIVWIMAAAFGIGLFVLVAGTRCFHARYSRGGMEEGPQVGPWKLTAFQRLNFTAEDVLECLQMSDKVIGMGGTGTVYKAEMPGGEIIAVKKLWGKQKESIIRRRRGVLAEVEVLGNVRHRNIVRLLGCCVNRDCTMLLYEYMPNGNLDDLLHGKNKAQNLGADWVTRYKIALGVAQGICYLHHDCDPVIVHRDLKPSNILLDGDMEARVADFGVAKLIQSDESMSVIAGSYGYIAPEYAYTLQVDEKSDIYSFGVVLLEILSGKRSVEAIFGDGNSIVDWVRTKIKSIDGINDVLDKNAGAGCTPVREEMMQMLRIALLCTSRNPADRPSMRDVVLMLIEAKPKRKLLASHVVGRDRSVSCGDIPQKPTLDC; encoded by the exons ATGAAACTTTCCTTTCTTTACTTTCTCCTCTTCTTCTTCTCCCTCTTCTTTCTTCAAGCATCCATAGTCCTCGGTGCTTCAAATTCTTTACCTTCCCAACTCAGTGCCTTGCTATCCCTCAAATCCTCACTCAAAGATCCTCTCTTTACATTCAAAGGCTGGGAGAGCAAGGCGAATACTCAAGGTCCAGTTTGGTGTTCATGGTCTGGAATCAAATGCCACCCCAACACATCCCTAATAGTCTCTCTAGACCTCTCTCACCGCAATCTTTCCGGTCCAATCCCAGCTGAAATCCGCTACTTGTCCGGCTTAATTCACCTCAATTTGAGCAGCAACAGTTTCGCTGGACCTCTCCAACCAGCCATTTTCCAACTTACTCAGCTCAGAATCCTTGATATAAGCCACAATGACTTCAACTTCACTTTCCCGCCTGGGATTTCCAAGCTCAAGTTCTTGAGAGTCTTCAATGCTTACAGCAACAGCTTCACCGGTCCATTACCTCAAGAAATCATCAGACTCAGGTTCCTTGAGAAGCTCAACCTTAGTGGAAGCTACTTCGAAGGTAATATTCCACCAGGGTATGGAAGTATTCCCCAACTCAGGGAGCTTGGCCTGGCCGGAAATACTCTTAATGGCGCCATACCACCTCAACTGGGGCTCTTACCAGAGCTCACTCGCATGGAGATCGGCTACAACGGCTTCACTGGTGGCCTTCCTGTAGAGTTGACATTGCTATCAAACCTCACCTACTTAGACATCTCCAATAACTTGCTCTCCGGGTCACTCCCACCCGAGCTTGGCAACTTAACCATGCTCACCACATTATTCCTCTTCAAAAATCGATTTTCAGGCACTATCCCACCCAGCCTGGGAAACTTACAAGCTCTACAATTACTCGACTTATCAGACAATCAGCTCACGGGTTCCATCCCAGCCGGCATTGCTACACTAAAAGACCTCAACAGGCTGAGCTTAATGAACAACTTCCTAGTCGGCGAAATCCCATCCCAAATCGGAAAGCTTCCCAATTTAGAAACCCTCTTCCTCTGGAACAACTCCCTCACAGGAACCCTCCCCCAAAACCTCGGCACCAATGCCAAGCTCGTCCTCGTCGACCTCTCTTCCAACTCACTCACAGGCCCAATCCCCCCAACTCTCTGCAACGGAAACACACTCGTGAAACTCATCCTCTTCTCCAACCGCTTCTCCAGCCTTCTTCCAAGCGCACTGGCCCATTGCACTTCCTTGGTCCGATTCCGCATACAACACAACGAACTCAACGGATCAATCCCTGAGGGCTTCGGCTCCCTCCCTAACCTAACCTTCTTCGACCTAAGCAACAACTACTTCACCGGCCTCATCCCAACCGACCTCGGCAATGCCGCGAAGCTCGAGTACTTAAACATCTCCAACAATCCTCTTCATTCAGCTCTCCCTCAAAACATCTGGAACGCAACTAGTTTGCAAATCTTCTCCGCCATTTCCAGCCACCTCACCGGAAAAATCCCCGACTTCATCGGCTGCAGGAGCCTCTACAAGATCGAACTACACAGCAATGACCTCAACGGCACCATCCCCTGGGACATTGGCCACTGCGAGAAGCTTCTGAGCTTGAGCCTCAGCCGGAACTCCCTCACCGGAATCATCCCCTGGGAAATCTCAGCTCTGCCTTCCATCACCGACCTCGACCTCTCCTACAACTTCCTCTCCGGCACGATCCCCTCGAATTTCGATAACTGCAGGACGCTGGAGACCTTCAACGTCTCGTTTAACCTCCTCACCGGTCCGATCCCGTCCTCCGGCGTCGTTTTCCGGAATCTCCATCCGACGTCGTTTTCGGGAAACGACGGGTTATGCGGCGTCGTTTTGGCGAAGCCGTGCGCGGAGGCCGCCGGAGCGGTGGAGGTCGGCGGCGGTCACGAGCAGCCGAAGAAGACGGCGGGGGCTATTGTCTGGATCATGGCGGCGGCGTTCGGGATCGGGCTGTTTGTGCTCGTCGCCGGGACGCGTTGCTTCCACGCCCGGTACAGCCGCGGCGGGATGGAGGAGGGCCCACAGGTCGGGCCGTGGAAATTGACCGCCTTTCAGCGTTTGAATTTCACGGCGGAGGATGTGCTGGAGTGTTTGCAGATGAGCGATAAGGTGATTGGGATGGGTGGGACCGGGACGGTGTATAAAGCGGAGATGCCAGGTGGCGAGATCATAGCGGTGAAGAAGCTCTGGGGGAAGCAGAAGGAGAGCATAATCCGACGGCGGAGAGGGGTTTTGGCGGAGGTGGAGGTGTTGGGGAACGTGAGGCATAGGAATATAGTGAGATTGTTAGGGTGCTGCGTCAACAGGGACTGCACCATGCTGCTCTACGAGTACATGCCCAATGGAAACTTGGACGACTTGTTGCATGGCAAGAACAAGGCCCAGAATTTGGGTGCGGATTGGGTCACTAGGTACAAGATTGCTCTCGGTGTGGCCCAAGGGATTTGCTACCTTCACCACGACTGTGATCCGGTGATCGTCCACCGTGATCTCAAGCCGAGTAACATTCTGTTGGACGGCGACATGGAGGCGAGGGTGGCGGACTTCGGGGTGGCTAAGTTGATCCAGAGCGATGAGTCCATGTCTGTGATCGCCGGTTCTTACGGCTATATTGCGCCAG AGTATGCTTACACCCTTCAAGTTGACGAGAAGAGTGACATATACAGCTTCGGGGTTGTGCTGCTGGAGATTTTAAGCGGAAAGAGATCGGTGGAGGCGATTTTCGGGGATGGAAACAGCATTGTGGATTGGGTTCGGACGAAAATCAAGAGCATAGATGGCATCAACGATGTTTTAGACAAGAATGCCGGGGCAGGTTGTACGCCGGTGAGGGAGGAGATGATGCAAATGCTTAGGATCGCATTGCTTTGCACGAGTAGGAATCCGGCGGACCGGCCGTCGATGAGGGATGTGGTGTTGATGCTCATTGAAGCCAAGCCTAAGAGGAAGTTGCTTGCTAGTCATGTTGTTGGTCGTGACCGTAGCGTGAGTTGTGGTGACATTCCGCAAAAGCCAACACTTGATTGTTAA
- the LOC101306287 gene encoding uncharacterized protein LOC101306287, with protein sequence MHTTSQQHSSGPDRLLRSRSGSSTSPAMNNLLYTPSASQRFTTPRSKSTAKSRTNYRDEEKTVISSMKKMGQENREGNTQHVTFASPKLMQRGNTSPSPSPRPSSTKGRKSSTSPSAWALSPGRSLPFAVGPEATAAAVVASPRPRVKSSGGGVGGVLKYFRLQKKGSSIQEEEYHQFRVLHNRLLQWRFANARARAAMVASHKVARDRMFSVWLRISKMRNYVLDKQLQVEKLKHQMKIYQIVNSQISLLNEWGKLEKKNIESVSRIVRKLSGISNTIPLVNDAKGDAASIHEAMITAMDVMAGIQPTVTKLLPQLEKLLYMVTELLIMQKQQRELEKYMTSVVGLMVLKLLMTIKVPSISSFMPDSSNHRRLEVLLITPIVMEWGEINWNSN encoded by the exons ATGCACACCACGTCACAGCAGCACTCTTCTGGTCCTGATCGTCTTCTCCGCAGCAGAAGCGGAAGCAGTACTTCTCCGGCGATGAACAACTTGTTATACACTCCGAGCGCCAGCCAGAGATTCACCACTCCACGGTCGAAGTCCACCGCCAAATCCAGAACCAATTACAGAGATGAGGAGAAAACGGTAATTTCGAGCATGAAAAAGATGGGACAAGAGAATAGAGAAGGTAATACTCAGCATGTTACTTTTGCTAGCCCTAAGTTGATGCAACGCGGGAACACTAGCCCTAGTCCGAGTCCACGCCCTAGCTCAACAAAGGGGAGGAAGTCGTCGACGTCTCCTTCGGCTTGGGCGTTATCTCCCGGAAGGTCTTTGCCGTTCGCGGTGGGGCCGGAGGCGACTGCGGCGGCAGTAGTGGCTTCTCCGAGACCGAGGGTGAAGTCCAGTGGGGGTGGAGTTGGTGGGGTGTTGAAGTATTTTAGGCTGCAGAAGAAAGGGTCGAGTATACAAGAAGAGGAGTATCATCAGTTTCGGGTTTTGCATAATAGGTTGCTCCAATGGAGGTTTGCCAATGCTAGGGCAAGGGCTGCCATGGTCGCATCACACAAAGTTGCACGG GATAGAATGTTCAGCGTGTGGCTTAGAATTTCCAAAATGAGAAACTATGTTTTAGATAAGCAACTACAAGTGGAGAAGCTCAAGCATCAGATGAAGATTTATCAAATTGTGAACTCTCAAATTTCTCTACTGAATGAATGGGGAAAATTGGAGAAGAAAAATATAGAATCTGTGAGCAGGATCGTGAGGAAGTTATCTGGAATTTCAAACACAATTCCTTTGGTAAATGACGCTAAG GGAGATGCGGCGTCTATACATGAAGCAATGATCACAGCCATGGATGTCATGGCTGGTATTCAACCAACGGTCACCAAATTACTCCCACAG CTCGAAAAGCTACTTTACATGGTTACGGAGCTTCTAATCATGCAGAAGCAGCAAAGGGAACTGGAGAAGTATATGACATCGGTCGTTGGTCTTATG GTTTTAAAGCTCTTGATGACAATCAAAGTGCCTAGCATATCCTCCTTTATGCCTGATTCTTCAAATCATCGAAGACTTGAGGTTCTATTAATTACTCCCATTGTCATGGAGTGGGGTGAGATAAACTGGAATTCTAATTGA